In Acidovorax sp. GBBC 1281, a single window of DNA contains:
- a CDS encoding IS630 family transposase, translating to MPNATTRTEIALSEVERAELTSMARSRSLPAALSLRARIVLTCEGTDKASTAVAQALGISRSTVTKWRGRYARHRIAGLYDELRPGRPRTVDDERVAELITKTLHTKPADGGTHWSTRTLAADTGISKSTVARYLQTFNLKPHRADSFKLSTDPLFIEKLRDVVGLYLNPPDNALVLCVDEKSQCQALERTQPMLPMGFGYVEGVTHDYVRHGTTTLFAALNVMNGQVIAQCRPRHRHQEFLAFLRAIDKAVPDELDVHCIADNYASHKHPKVRAWLAERPRWHMHFVPTYSSWLNQVERFFSIITTRAIRRGSFTSVKDLINKIDTFIANYNQSCQPFTWTATADSILEKLARLCGRINGTGH from the coding sequence ATGCCCAATGCAACGACCCGAACAGAAATTGCGCTTAGTGAAGTGGAGCGCGCGGAACTGACGTCCATGGCGCGATCACGTTCGCTGCCAGCGGCGTTGTCGCTCAGGGCGCGCATCGTGCTGACTTGCGAAGGCACAGATAAAGCCAGCACCGCGGTTGCGCAGGCTCTGGGGATCAGTCGTAGCACTGTCACCAAGTGGCGCGGGCGCTATGCGCGCCATCGCATTGCAGGGCTTTACGACGAGTTGCGCCCGGGTCGCCCCCGCACGGTAGATGACGAGCGTGTTGCTGAGTTGATTACCAAGACGTTGCACACCAAGCCTGCTGATGGGGGTACCCACTGGAGCACCCGCACGCTGGCCGCCGATACGGGCATCAGCAAGAGCACGGTGGCGCGCTATCTGCAGACCTTCAACCTCAAGCCGCACCGGGCCGACAGCTTCAAGCTGTCGACCGATCCGCTGTTCATCGAGAAGCTGCGCGACGTTGTGGGGCTGTACCTGAACCCACCTGACAACGCGCTGGTGCTGTGCGTGGACGAGAAGAGCCAATGCCAAGCTTTGGAGCGTACGCAGCCGATGCTGCCAATGGGGTTTGGCTATGTCGAAGGTGTCACGCACGACTACGTGCGCCACGGCACCACCACCTTGTTCGCGGCCCTGAACGTGATGAATGGCCAAGTGATCGCGCAGTGCCGGCCCCGGCATCGTCATCAAGAGTTCCTTGCCTTCCTGCGCGCCATCGACAAGGCAGTGCCCGACGAACTGGATGTGCACTGCATAGCTGATAACTACGCCAGCCACAAGCATCCAAAGGTGCGCGCTTGGTTGGCCGAGCGGCCTCGCTGGCACATGCACTTCGTTCCGACCTATTCAAGCTGGCTCAATCAGGTCGAGCGCTTCTTCTCGATCATCACCACGCGGGCAATCCGCCGTGGCTCGTTCACCAGCGTGAAGGATCTGATCAACAAGATCGACACATTCATCGCGAATTACAACCAGTCCTGCCAGCCGTTTACTTGGACAGCTACAGCAGACTCCATCCTCGAAAAACTCGCCAGACTATGCGGGCGAATTAACGGGACAGGACACTAG
- a CDS encoding IS5 family transposase, whose product MTPRSALKFDLFAEASRQHKRDEVGDPLQVIARHIDFAELARLVDALIERGGGRRGGRPAYPTEVMVRILVLKRLYNLSDEQMEYQLLDRGSYQRFCLLQDAMNVPDRNTIWRFGERLGVGGATALFQGVDAQLQRHGYIARGGQAIDATLVPAPRQHIGQQERRTLAQGGQPDWSQARRRQKDVEATHTKKHGKSHFGYKLSVSVDLKHGFIRRLATGTASEHDGHHFDEVLDMHNTGRAVHADKAYPSRQRCQMLKVLGFVDAMQRRAQAGRPQSECQKGRNQRIAKKRAKVEHVFAGIRHLGGKFVRTIGQARATVGMTMMAACYNMKRLAWFLHRGVDAFFKPATGKAQVRLQTVKA is encoded by the coding sequence ATCACTCCCCGTAGCGCCCTGAAGTTCGACCTGTTCGCTGAGGCCTCGCGCCAACACAAGAGAGATGAGGTGGGCGATCCGCTGCAGGTGATCGCGCGGCACATCGACTTCGCAGAACTGGCCCGGCTGGTGGATGCCTTGATCGAACGCGGGGGTGGCCGCCGGGGCGGTCGGCCCGCCTACCCCACCGAGGTGATGGTGCGCATCCTGGTGTTGAAGCGGCTGTACAACCTGTCCGATGAGCAGATGGAGTATCAGTTGCTGGACCGGGGGAGCTACCAGCGGTTTTGCCTGTTGCAGGATGCGATGAACGTGCCGGACCGCAACACGATCTGGCGCTTTGGCGAGCGCCTTGGCGTGGGCGGGGCAACGGCCTTGTTCCAGGGGGTGGATGCCCAACTGCAGCGCCACGGCTACATCGCCCGGGGCGGGCAGGCCATTGATGCCACGCTGGTGCCCGCGCCCCGACAGCACATCGGCCAGCAGGAGCGGCGAACGCTGGCACAAGGCGGGCAGCCGGACTGGAGCCAAGCGCGACGCAGGCAAAAGGATGTGGAGGCCACGCACACGAAGAAGCACGGCAAAAGCCACTTCGGCTACAAGCTCAGCGTGAGCGTGGACCTCAAGCACGGCTTCATCCGCCGCCTCGCCACGGGCACGGCCAGCGAGCACGACGGGCACCACTTCGATGAGGTGCTGGACATGCACAACACCGGGCGGGCAGTGCATGCGGACAAAGCCTACCCGAGCCGCCAAAGGTGCCAGATGCTGAAAGTGCTGGGATTCGTGGATGCGATGCAGCGCCGTGCGCAGGCGGGCCGACCACAGAGCGAATGCCAGAAGGGGCGCAACCAGCGCATCGCAAAGAAACGAGCCAAGGTGGAGCACGTGTTCGCCGGTATCCGCCACCTGGGGGGCAAGTTCGTGCGCACCATCGGACAGGCGCGCGCCACGGTGGGGATGACGATGATGGCCGCCTGCTACAACATGAAGCGACTGGCCTGGTTCCTGCATCGGGGCGTGGATGCTTTCTTCAAGCCCGCCACTGGCAAGGCACAAGTGCGCCTGCAAACGGTGAAAGCCTGA
- a CDS encoding adenylate/guanylate cyclase domain-containing protein, producing the protein MPAPLPHLTLPSPRNLRWASGVVLWLYVALHLATHATWLVSLAAAEATRRAVHGAWATLPGTVLLYGAVAVHLAMAGAAVWQRRSLRMPAVEALRLLLGLLLPLLLAAHFSGTRYLGEIDGLEPSYVRIVRAIWSPEGLWLQLALLLAAWTHGCLGLHLALRIRPRWQRLQPVLLAAAVLLPVLAALGVVSMGREIAWAALGAPSPSAPAAQASRALTEGLRTGWIALVAALLLARWAFGVLRERGGRGRISLRYPDRTVQVPRGFSVLEASREHGIGHLSVCGGRVGAAVRDSGGLANQFIGDSVMAIFGLDTDLPTACAQAVRAAALIEQRMDAWGGSFTDQFGQPLDFGMGLHAGTVAVGEVGFQDTTTFTAVGEVVNTASRLQDHSKVVAARLVLSLEAARLAGVADALGPPEPVTVRGRSAPLQVLYVAHPARQWGEPRFGGGAPSPASAGLRPDPQ; encoded by the coding sequence GTGCCCGCGCCCCTGCCCCACCTGACCCTGCCCTCCCCGCGCAACCTGCGCTGGGCCAGCGGCGTGGTCCTGTGGCTCTATGTGGCGCTGCACCTGGCCACGCACGCCACCTGGCTAGTGTCGCTGGCCGCGGCCGAAGCCACGCGGCGTGCCGTGCATGGCGCCTGGGCCACGCTGCCGGGCACCGTGCTGCTCTATGGCGCGGTGGCCGTCCACTTGGCCATGGCGGGCGCCGCCGTGTGGCAGCGCCGCAGCCTGCGCATGCCGGCCGTGGAGGCGCTGCGCCTGCTGCTCGGGCTGCTGCTGCCGCTGCTGCTGGCGGCGCATTTCTCGGGCACGCGCTACCTGGGCGAAATCGACGGGCTGGAGCCTTCCTACGTGCGCATCGTGCGGGCCATCTGGAGCCCGGAGGGGCTGTGGCTGCAGCTGGCGCTGCTGCTGGCGGCCTGGACGCACGGCTGCCTGGGCCTGCACCTGGCGCTGCGCATCCGCCCCCGGTGGCAGCGCCTGCAGCCGGTGCTGCTGGCCGCCGCCGTGCTGCTGCCCGTGCTGGCGGCGCTCGGCGTGGTGTCCATGGGCCGCGAGATCGCCTGGGCGGCGCTGGGCGCCCCCTCGCCGTCCGCGCCGGCCGCCCAGGCATCGCGCGCACTGACCGAGGGCCTGCGCACCGGCTGGATCGCGCTGGTGGCGGCGCTGCTGCTGGCGCGCTGGGCCTTCGGCGTACTGCGCGAGCGCGGGGGCCGGGGGCGCATCAGCCTGCGCTACCCCGACCGCACGGTGCAGGTGCCGCGCGGCTTCAGTGTGCTGGAGGCCAGCCGGGAGCACGGCATCGGCCACCTCTCGGTGTGCGGCGGCCGGGTGGGCGCCGCGGTGCGCGACAGCGGCGGCCTGGCCAACCAGTTCATCGGCGACAGCGTGATGGCGATCTTCGGGCTGGACACCGATCTGCCCACCGCCTGCGCCCAGGCGGTGCGCGCGGCCGCTCTCATCGAGCAGCGCATGGACGCCTGGGGCGGCTCGTTCACCGACCAGTTCGGGCAGCCGCTGGACTTCGGCATGGGTTTGCACGCCGGAACGGTGGCGGTGGGCGAGGTGGGCTTTCAGGACACGACCACGTTCACGGCCGTGGGCGAGGTCGTCAACACCGCCAGCCGCCTGCAGGACCATTCGAAGGTGGTGGCCGCCCGGCTCGTGCTGTCGCTGGAGGCCGCGCGCCTGGCGGGCGTGGCCGATGCGCTGGGCCCGCCCGAGCCCGTCACCGTGCGCGGCCGGTCCGCGCCGCTGCAGGTGCTGTACGTGGCCCATCCCGCTCGGCAATGGGGAGAGCCGCGCTTCGGCGGCGGTGCGCCATCACCTGCATCGGCGGGCCTGCGGCCCGATCCGCAGTGA
- a CDS encoding Crp/Fnr family transcriptional regulator, translating to MNAPPARSSLALRRIPLFEGLGDACLDRLAQQCDWHQLPARKPLLSRAAEGGDVFFLVAGRLRITTYSASGRQVTFRDCEPGEHIGVIAAIDGGPRSADVVTLDATLVASLSREGFLALLRDEPLVAQRVMHYLASLVRQLSDRVIDLSTLGVHNRLHAELLRLARAAGVQGNQARIEPAPAHAELASQISTNREQVTRELGVLVKAGVLQKDGRALVVVDAARLERMVAEVRGG from the coding sequence ATGAACGCTCCCCCAGCCCGATCCAGCCTCGCCCTGCGCCGCATTCCCTTGTTCGAGGGTTTGGGCGATGCGTGCCTGGACCGGCTGGCGCAGCAGTGTGACTGGCACCAGCTGCCGGCGCGCAAGCCGCTGCTGTCGCGTGCGGCCGAGGGCGGCGACGTGTTCTTCCTGGTGGCGGGGCGCCTGCGCATCACCACCTATTCGGCCAGCGGCCGGCAGGTCACCTTCCGCGACTGCGAACCGGGCGAGCACATCGGCGTGATCGCGGCCATCGACGGCGGCCCGCGCTCGGCCGACGTCGTGACGCTGGACGCCACCCTGGTGGCCAGCCTCTCGCGCGAAGGGTTCCTGGCCCTGCTGCGCGACGAGCCCCTGGTCGCGCAGCGGGTGATGCACTACCTGGCCTCGCTGGTGCGCCAGTTGTCCGACCGCGTGATCGACCTGAGCACCCTGGGCGTGCACAACCGGCTGCATGCCGAGCTGCTGCGCCTGGCGCGTGCGGCCGGCGTGCAGGGCAACCAGGCCCGCATCGAGCCCGCGCCTGCCCACGCCGAACTGGCCAGCCAGATCAGCACCAACCGCGAGCAGGTCACGCGCGAACTGGGCGTGCTGGTCAAAGCCGGCGTGCTGCAAAAGGACGGCCGCGCGCTGGTGGTCGTCGATGCCGCGCGGCTGGAACGCATGGTGGCCGAGGTGCGCGGGGGGTGA
- a CDS encoding LysR substrate-binding domain-containing protein — translation MSLRRLNPPLHLLRAFCTVARFGGVSRAAEALHLTQSAVSKQVQELERWVGIALFERSRKRLTLTPAGERYEKAVRSLLARLEAATLELITSSDGGGALHLSALPTFAAKWLIPRLPQFQQQHPQITLHFVPFVHGYDFANPDLDCSILFGDGHWPGARAHYLAGNDVALIAPPAGAGDAAPLQAPRDVVRSALLRHVSVPDAWERWSEVHGVPGLDALAGPQFDQFESMIRAVSVGMGVALVPRCLVHDEIAAGVVAEPLAQGGYTSALGYWFCYPEARAQLATLDRFRQWLLDSAAGPHAAQAD, via the coding sequence ATGTCCTTGCGCCGCCTCAATCCCCCGCTGCACCTGCTGCGGGCCTTTTGCACGGTAGCGCGTTTCGGCGGCGTCTCCCGCGCGGCCGAGGCCCTGCACCTGACGCAGAGCGCGGTCAGCAAGCAGGTGCAGGAACTGGAGCGTTGGGTGGGCATCGCCCTGTTCGAGCGCAGCCGCAAGCGCCTGACCCTCACCCCCGCCGGCGAACGCTACGAAAAGGCGGTGCGCTCGCTGCTCGCCCGGCTGGAGGCGGCCACGCTGGAGCTCATCACCAGCAGCGACGGCGGCGGCGCACTGCACCTGTCCGCCCTGCCCACCTTCGCCGCCAAGTGGCTGATTCCGCGGCTGCCGCAGTTCCAGCAGCAGCACCCACAGATCACGCTGCATTTCGTGCCCTTCGTGCACGGCTACGACTTCGCCAACCCCGACCTGGACTGCTCCATCCTCTTCGGCGACGGCCACTGGCCCGGGGCGCGCGCGCACTACCTGGCCGGCAACGATGTCGCGCTGATCGCCCCCCCCGCCGGCGCGGGCGACGCCGCGCCCCTGCAGGCCCCGCGCGACGTGGTGCGCAGCGCCCTGCTGCGCCACGTGTCGGTGCCCGACGCGTGGGAGCGCTGGAGCGAGGTCCATGGCGTGCCCGGGCTCGATGCGCTGGCCGGCCCGCAATTCGACCAGTTCGAAAGCATGATCCGCGCCGTCTCGGTGGGCATGGGCGTCGCCCTGGTGCCGCGCTGCCTGGTGCACGACGAGATCGCCGCGGGCGTGGTGGCCGAGCCCCTGGCCCAGGGCGGCTACACCAGCGCGCTGGGCTACTGGTTCTGCTACCCCGAGGCCCGCGCGCAGCTGGCCACGCTGGACCGGTTCCGCCAATGGCTGCTGGATTCGGCGGCCGGCCCGCACGCCGCGCAGGCGGACTGA